From a region of the Paenibacillus lutimineralis genome:
- a CDS encoding DNA polymerase III subunit alpha: protein MDSFVHLHVHSEYSLLDGAARLEDLVKRAAGLGMKALALTDHGVMYGAVPFYKLCKANGIKPIIGCEMYFTAGSRKERGSRKDQPIHHLILLAKNLQGYQNLMRLCSIAQLEGFHYKPRIDWEVLERHAEGLVCLSACLGGEVPQHLLHGRYEEAKRAALRYKAAFGEDFYLELQDHSIPEQKKVNPQLIQLAEETGISLVATNDVHYLEQDDAEVQDVLICIGTGKSVEDEDRLKMNTNQLYLKDGAQMAMLFPHVPEAIRNTAVIAEKCDLELEFGKHILPAYRPIPEGMDVVSYLETLCQQGLVERYGGLPEWQSEEAQTSLQKRLKYELGVIANMGFSDYFLIVWDFIAFAHRHGIATGPGRGSSAGSIVAYVLHITNVDPMKYNLLFERFLNPERVTMPDIDIDFSDLRRDEVIAYVADKYGSAHVAQIITFGTMAARAAVRDVGRALGVPFGEVDKVAKLIPGNLGMTIERAMKESPDLKGLYDSQPRIHGLLDMAMKVEGMPRHASTHAAGVVISRDPLTDAVPLQTGSEGTALTQYSMENLEAIGLLKMDFLGLRTLSIIERCMKWITEESGDAPDFRIIPDDDHKTYEMLGRGETTGVFQLESAGMRRVLRDLKPSQFEDVISVLALYRPGPMEFIPNYISSKHGLSEVHYPHPDLEPILKDTYGIIVYQEQIMQIASRMAGFSLGEADLLRRAVSKKKREVLDEQRGHFVAGSKAQGYMEKDANAVYDMIVRFADYGFPRAHAAAYGVLAFQTAYLKAHYPVHFMASMLTAVMGSHRKVAEYIVECRRMGIVVLPPDVNESGVLFTPRVNSTSKTGTVGNSEVINGTDTPMNSGADSNSESNSESGEPYGVIRFGLAAIKNVGTQAMESILKERQERPFDSLLDFCRRVDLRVCNKRVIESLIQGGAFDSLPGHRAQLLAMLDETVEAATKWRKERDDLQIQLFDFIETPNWDIEYPEIPKFTVGQQLELERELLGLYLSGHPLDDFDELMDEDGIDRLMDLAEAADESEAVVAGMVVSLKTIMTKQGKPMAFIELEDQIERCEVVLFPNVWRRCAPHVTKGTLLALRATVQQQDEGFKLLADEVAPLSAQSLTALRRGLGRRRSAAAGAGASRAGSGGATGGSTAVGAANAPGAVLPGGAAAAPVRGSGASEPLPAPAGAAAQAGAGPGGVEAGASGKPGTSDTLVSDASRAGSPADAASAAGRERKKTEQRVFIKITTAAENAGLLVQLKQLLQLHPGPLATVLFYESTGKLLALSDLYSIKPSPDLLHEMEQMLGQDTVKIR from the coding sequence ATGGACAGCTTTGTTCACCTGCATGTACACAGCGAATATAGCTTGCTGGACGGTGCCGCCCGGCTTGAGGATCTGGTTAAGAGAGCCGCTGGCTTAGGCATGAAGGCGCTGGCGCTGACCGATCACGGAGTGATGTACGGTGCGGTTCCTTTTTATAAATTGTGCAAGGCAAATGGAATCAAGCCGATTATCGGATGTGAGATGTACTTTACTGCCGGGTCGCGTAAAGAGCGGGGCAGCCGCAAGGATCAGCCGATCCATCATCTGATTCTGCTTGCGAAGAATCTGCAGGGGTATCAGAACCTGATGCGCTTGTGCTCGATAGCGCAGCTTGAAGGATTCCATTACAAACCGCGGATCGATTGGGAGGTTCTGGAGCGCCATGCTGAGGGGCTTGTCTGCCTAAGCGCATGTCTTGGCGGAGAAGTGCCGCAGCATCTGCTGCATGGCCGCTATGAGGAAGCGAAGCGGGCCGCTCTGCGCTATAAGGCAGCGTTCGGTGAGGACTTCTATCTGGAACTGCAGGATCACAGCATTCCGGAACAGAAGAAGGTGAATCCACAGCTCATTCAGCTTGCTGAAGAGACGGGAATTTCTCTTGTAGCTACCAATGATGTTCACTACTTGGAGCAGGACGATGCCGAGGTACAGGATGTGCTGATCTGTATTGGCACGGGCAAGAGCGTAGAAGACGAGGATCGCCTGAAAATGAATACGAACCAGCTCTATCTGAAGGATGGGGCTCAGATGGCCATGTTGTTCCCGCATGTGCCGGAAGCAATTCGCAATACAGCAGTGATCGCTGAAAAGTGCGATTTGGAGCTGGAATTTGGCAAGCATATTCTCCCGGCCTACCGTCCGATCCCCGAGGGGATGGATGTGGTGTCTTATTTGGAGACCCTCTGTCAACAAGGTCTTGTCGAGCGTTATGGCGGTTTGCCGGAGTGGCAGAGTGAAGAGGCCCAGACTTCACTACAGAAACGGCTCAAGTATGAGCTGGGTGTTATCGCGAATATGGGGTTCTCCGATTATTTTCTAATTGTGTGGGATTTCATCGCTTTTGCTCATCGCCATGGCATCGCCACGGGTCCGGGTCGGGGTTCCTCTGCAGGCAGTATCGTTGCTTATGTGCTGCATATTACGAATGTAGATCCGATGAAATATAATCTTCTGTTCGAACGCTTCCTCAATCCGGAGCGAGTGACGATGCCGGATATCGATATTGACTTCAGCGATTTGCGCCGGGATGAAGTCATTGCTTATGTAGCGGATAAATATGGTTCTGCGCATGTTGCTCAGATTATTACCTTCGGTACAATGGCAGCGCGGGCGGCTGTACGCGACGTAGGAAGGGCGCTGGGTGTTCCTTTCGGCGAGGTTGATAAGGTAGCCAAGCTTATCCCTGGTAACCTGGGGATGACGATTGAGCGCGCGATGAAGGAGAGTCCGGATTTGAAGGGGCTGTATGATTCACAGCCGCGTATTCACGGACTCCTCGATATGGCGATGAAGGTAGAGGGGATGCCAAGGCATGCCTCGACTCATGCGGCTGGTGTAGTCATCTCCCGCGATCCACTGACAGATGCGGTTCCACTGCAGACGGGCAGTGAAGGTACGGCGCTGACGCAATATTCAATGGAGAATCTCGAAGCGATCGGTTTGCTGAAAATGGACTTCCTCGGTTTACGTACGCTGTCGATCATCGAACGTTGTATGAAGTGGATCACGGAGGAGAGCGGAGATGCACCGGATTTTCGTATCATTCCCGATGATGATCACAAGACCTATGAGATGTTAGGCCGTGGTGAGACGACTGGGGTGTTCCAGCTTGAGTCGGCGGGCATGCGGCGCGTGCTGCGTGATTTGAAGCCGTCGCAGTTCGAGGATGTTATCTCTGTTCTGGCTCTGTATCGTCCAGGTCCGATGGAGTTTATTCCGAATTATATTTCCTCAAAGCACGGTTTGAGTGAGGTTCATTACCCGCATCCGGATCTGGAGCCAATTCTGAAGGATACGTACGGCATTATCGTCTATCAGGAACAGATCATGCAGATCGCATCAAGGATGGCTGGATTCTCGCTTGGTGAAGCGGATTTGCTGCGTCGTGCCGTGTCGAAGAAGAAGCGCGAGGTACTGGATGAGCAGCGCGGTCATTTTGTGGCCGGGAGCAAGGCCCAGGGCTATATGGAGAAGGATGCGAATGCAGTCTATGATATGATCGTCCGTTTCGCGGATTATGGCTTCCCGCGTGCGCATGCCGCGGCATACGGAGTGCTCGCTTTTCAGACGGCTTATTTGAAGGCGCATTATCCTGTGCATTTCATGGCCTCGATGCTGACCGCTGTCATGGGTAGCCACCGCAAGGTTGCCGAATACATTGTTGAGTGCCGCCGGATGGGCATCGTCGTGTTGCCACCGGATGTGAACGAGAGCGGGGTGTTGTTCACGCCAAGGGTGAACAGTACGAGCAAGACTGGAACGGTAGGCAATTCTGAGGTTATCAACGGGACGGATACGCCGATGAATTCAGGTGCCGATTCCAATTCGGAATCAAATTCGGAGTCAGGAGAGCCTTATGGGGTCATTCGCTTTGGTCTGGCCGCAATTAAGAATGTAGGCACCCAGGCGATGGAGAGTATTCTGAAGGAGAGGCAGGAGCGGCCTTTTGATAGTCTGCTTGATTTCTGCCGCCGCGTCGATCTGCGTGTCTGCAACAAGCGGGTGATCGAGTCGCTGATTCAGGGCGGAGCGTTTGATTCCTTACCTGGACATCGTGCTCAATTGCTGGCGATGCTGGATGAGACGGTGGAAGCAGCGACGAAGTGGCGTAAGGAACGGGATGATCTGCAGATTCAATTGTTCGATTTCATTGAGACGCCGAACTGGGATATCGAGTATCCTGAGATCCCTAAGTTTACTGTAGGGCAGCAGCTCGAACTGGAGCGTGAGCTGCTCGGATTATACTTATCCGGCCATCCGCTGGATGATTTTGATGAGCTGATGGATGAAGACGGCATCGATCGGCTGATGGATTTGGCTGAGGCGGCAGATGAGAGTGAGGCGGTTGTAGCGGGGATGGTTGTCTCGCTGAAGACGATCATGACCAAGCAAGGTAAGCCGATGGCTTTCATAGAGCTGGAAGACCAAATCGAGCGCTGCGAGGTTGTCTTGTTCCCGAATGTGTGGCGACGCTGTGCGCCGCACGTAACGAAGGGCACGCTGCTCGCACTGCGCGCTACGGTCCAGCAGCAAGACGAAGGCTTCAAGCTGCTGGCCGATGAGGTGGCGCCGTTGAGCGCACAGAGCCTCACCGCGCTGCGGCGCGGGCTTGGCCGCCGGCGCAGTGCAGCGGCGGGGGCTGGCGCCAGCCGCGCTGGAAGCGGCGGGGCCACAGGCGGGAGCACCGCGGTGGGCGCCGCCAACGCACCTGGCGCGGTGCTCCCGGGCGGTGCCGCCGCCGCGCCTGTGCGCGGCAGCGGCGCTAGTGAGCCGCTGCCGGCCCCGGCAGGCGCAGCGGCGCAAGCGGGCGCTGGCCCCGGCGGCGTGGAAGCCGGCGCCAGCGGCAAACCGGGAACGTCGGATACGCTGGTATCCGACGCTTCCCGTGCAGGCAGCCCTGCGGATGCTGCCAGTGCGGCGGGGCGAGAGCGGAAGAAGACTGAACAACGCGTCTTCATCAAGATCACGACGGCGGCGGAGAACGCCGGCCTGCTTGTGCAGCTGAAGCAGCTGCTTCAGCTGCATCCTGGCCCACTGGCCACGGTGCTGTTCTACGAGAGCACCGGTAAGCTGCTCGCGCTTTCGGATCTCTACAGCATCAAGCCATCGCCTGATTTGCTCCACGAGATGGAACAAATGCTAGGGCAGGATACTGTGAAGATCAGATAA
- a CDS encoding YtrH family sporulation protein has protein sequence MSTFLTKAIIDFFVAFGIVLGGALIGGIGAVMAFQPPTQSMLEIAGRIKIWALAAAVGGTIDPMRVIESNFFDGNISPAIKQILYLMFAFLGAHIGAEIVRWMCGGGRG, from the coding sequence ATGAGTACTTTTCTTACAAAAGCTATTATCGACTTCTTCGTGGCATTCGGAATCGTGCTCGGAGGAGCGCTGATTGGAGGGATCGGGGCGGTCATGGCATTCCAGCCGCCGACTCAGAGCATGCTCGAGATCGCCGGCCGTATCAAGATCTGGGCACTGGCTGCTGCAGTAGGCGGAACGATCGATCCGATGCGGGTGATCGAGAGTAATTTCTTTGACGGCAACATCTCTCCGGCTATTAAGCAGATTCTATATCTAATGTTCGCATTTCTAGGAGCTCATATCGGAGCAGAAATCGTGCGCTGGATGTGCGGGGGCGGGAGGGGATGA
- a CDS encoding YtpI family protein: MVDGILYVVYAGLFISSICSIIFSLKARRSTDAHKRGITQAKSNISMGFMLLFLAIIQMFMFTGSTVRVVVGAVFMVLGAFNIFAGFRNYGIFSRQRAD; this comes from the coding sequence ATGGTCGATGGCATTCTGTATGTGGTGTATGCCGGCTTGTTCATATCCAGCATATGCTCGATTATATTCAGCTTGAAGGCGCGCCGCTCTACCGATGCCCACAAACGCGGCATCACACAGGCCAAGAGCAATATCAGCATGGGCTTCATGCTACTGTTCCTAGCCATCATTCAAATGTTCATGTTCACCGGTTCGACTGTGCGCGTTGTTGTAGGCGCGGTTTTTATGGTACTGGGGGCGTTTAATATTTTTGCCGGCTTCCGCAACTATGGAATCTTCTCCAGACAAAGAGCGGATTAG
- a CDS encoding DRTGG domain-containing protein, with amino-acid sequence MKVHEEGITKHEQLLQYIEGLKIGTKISVRKLAKTMTVSEGTAYRALKEAENLGIVITKERIGTVRVEKKPRNLSDQLSFEDVVEIVEGHVLGGADGLGKTLHKYVIGAMKIDAMARYIDAGSLLIVGNREDSHSLALQQGSGVLITGGFGTSREVKNLADSLQLPIISSRHDTFTVASMINRALFDRLIKKKIMLVEDIVARKPRVSMLKLTSTIADFDELSIETGAQHFPVVDEWNRVIGIISRKDVEELRGDQSIEKCLSRHPITVGMQTSLASAAQIMVWEGIDFLPVVDRNRKLVSSVTRREVLQAMRDAQNQPQMGETFEHLMWNGFAEERDQDGRLFFHGMITPQMATHLGTISNGVLSSLMTQAALIFAKDISGADYVVDNLSSYFIRPVQIENPVIITPVILEMSRRACKLEMLMKYQDNIVAKAMLTLQSIDHA; translated from the coding sequence TTGAAAGTGCATGAAGAGGGAATTACAAAGCACGAGCAACTGCTTCAATATATTGAAGGACTGAAGATTGGAACGAAGATATCCGTGCGTAAATTAGCCAAGACGATGACCGTGAGCGAGGGTACGGCTTACCGGGCGCTAAAAGAAGCGGAAAACCTAGGTATCGTCATTACCAAAGAGCGGATCGGTACAGTTCGTGTTGAGAAGAAGCCGCGGAATCTATCTGATCAATTGAGCTTTGAAGATGTGGTGGAAATCGTTGAAGGCCATGTGCTTGGAGGGGCTGATGGGCTAGGCAAAACTTTGCACAAGTATGTGATCGGAGCTATGAAGATCGATGCAATGGCGCGTTATATTGATGCGGGTAGTCTGCTGATTGTCGGGAATCGTGAGGATTCCCATTCTTTGGCTCTGCAGCAGGGCTCTGGCGTGCTTATTACCGGCGGGTTCGGGACAAGCCGTGAAGTGAAGAATTTGGCGGACTCCCTGCAACTGCCGATTATTTCTTCGCGACATGATACGTTCACGGTAGCATCGATGATTAACCGTGCTTTATTTGACCGCTTGATTAAGAAGAAGATTATGCTCGTTGAGGATATTGTGGCCAGGAAGCCACGGGTAAGTATGCTGAAGCTGACGAGTACGATCGCTGATTTTGACGAGCTCTCGATTGAGACGGGGGCACAGCATTTTCCGGTTGTCGATGAATGGAATCGGGTCATCGGGATCATTAGCCGCAAGGACGTTGAAGAGCTTAGAGGTGATCAGAGTATCGAGAAATGCTTGAGCCGCCATCCGATTACGGTAGGGATGCAGACTTCGCTCGCTTCAGCCGCACAGATTATGGTATGGGAAGGTATTGACTTCCTGCCGGTTGTGGACCGGAATCGCAAGCTAGTCTCCTCGGTCACACGCAGAGAGGTACTTCAGGCTATGCGAGATGCCCAGAACCAGCCGCAAATGGGCGAGACATTTGAACATTTGATGTGGAACGGTTTCGCCGAAGAGCGTGATCAGGATGGCAGGTTGTTCTTTCACGGTATGATCACCCCGCAGATGGCTACTCATTTAGGAACGATCTCTAACGGCGTGCTCAGCTCATTAATGACACAGGCGGCCTTGATCTTTGCCAAGGATATCAGCGGGGCTGATTATGTCGTAGACAATTTATCATCCTACTTCATTCGACCTGTCCAAATTGAGAATCCGGTCATCATCACTCCGGTCATTCTAGAGATGAGCCGCAGGGCATGTAAATTGGAGATGCTGATGAAATATCAGGACAATATTGTCGCCAAGGCGATGTTGACCTTGCAATCTATCGACCATGCATAG
- a CDS encoding sensor domain-containing protein, with protein MKATETVATARTGKVNWVLFNPKTYATILYLLLSLPLGIIYFTVAITGLTLSVGLTPVFIGIPLFFGVAKLLNGIVNFEQNMIRQILGLPTPPVSYTHNRQSEAGQNWLMRMIRGFDGVLFIRNLLLVLLRFVTGIVFFIIMVTVLSLGLGFIALPVVHIILMNEMQLDILENSFNSLFSYFHIDWTYNQQYLLYVGVGIVLFWVALRVVNGLMQIQRRIMYVDEPYQPQSVPVETQTHATVQPQYYEYQEEQPTQGMIQPAYREL; from the coding sequence ATGAAGGCAACAGAAACGGTTGCAACGGCGCGGACAGGTAAGGTGAATTGGGTGCTGTTTAATCCAAAGACCTATGCAACGATCCTCTATTTACTGCTATCTCTCCCATTAGGGATTATCTATTTTACAGTAGCAATAACGGGACTTACTCTCTCAGTCGGTCTAACTCCAGTATTTATCGGAATACCGCTGTTTTTTGGAGTAGCTAAGCTGTTAAATGGGATTGTGAATTTTGAACAAAACATGATTAGACAAATTTTAGGTTTACCTACTCCTCCTGTTTCTTATACCCACAATCGACAGTCTGAAGCTGGGCAGAATTGGTTGATGCGAATGATAAGAGGGTTTGACGGGGTGCTATTCATTCGGAACCTGCTGCTTGTATTACTAAGATTTGTAACAGGCATTGTATTCTTTATTATTATGGTAACGGTGCTTTCACTAGGACTAGGATTTATTGCTCTTCCAGTCGTGCATATCATTTTGATGAATGAAATGCAGCTCGATATTTTAGAGAATAGCTTTAATAGCTTGTTTAGTTATTTTCATATAGATTGGACCTATAATCAGCAATATCTGCTGTATGTTGGAGTTGGTATTGTACTTTTTTGGGTAGCGCTTCGCGTCGTGAATGGGCTCATGCAAATTCAGCGTAGAATCATGTATGTGGATGAGCCATATCAGCCGCAATCAGTACCAGTGGAAACACAAACACATGCGACGGTTCAGCCACAATATTATGAATATCAAGAGGAGCAGCCTACTCAAGGGATGATACAGCCAGCCTATAGAGAGCTTTAG
- a CDS encoding LacI family DNA-binding transcriptional regulator, which yields MATIKDIADIANVSIATVSRVLNYDETLNVTDETRQRVFEAAEQLSYQAPSRKKRKRRFKIGLYYSYSLEEELDDTYYLSIRVALEKKLEQEGHKIYRIRSGDQPERLRTIDGIICLGFFVREDIERISGFQKPVVFIDSSPDPDRFDSVVIDFHKATRKALDYLLELGHTKIGFIGGVDTDKSGNHYYDLRQEVFEKYLKSKDLYHEEYIKVGGYNPKDGYLLLKQLLELKEKPTAVFVANDTIAVGLYKACFELGYRIPEDISIIGFNDISAAQFMVPPLTTIRLNTEFMGETAVSLMQDRLNSAREICLQITIPTKLIIRESAIDVR from the coding sequence ATGGCAACGATTAAAGATATTGCGGATATAGCCAATGTCTCGATTGCGACAGTGTCGCGGGTTTTGAATTATGATGAGACGTTGAATGTGACTGATGAGACGAGACAGCGAGTCTTTGAGGCGGCTGAGCAGCTATCCTATCAGGCACCAAGTCGCAAGAAGCGCAAGCGGAGATTCAAGATCGGGCTCTATTATTCTTATTCTCTGGAAGAAGAATTGGACGATACTTATTATCTCTCGATTCGTGTTGCACTGGAGAAGAAGCTAGAGCAGGAAGGCCATAAAATATACCGTATTCGCAGCGGCGACCAGCCTGAACGTTTGCGGACGATCGATGGAATTATATGTCTCGGGTTCTTCGTTAGAGAAGACATCGAGCGCATCTCAGGCTTTCAGAAGCCGGTAGTCTTTATTGATTCATCCCCTGATCCGGACCGATTTGATTCGGTTGTCATCGATTTTCATAAGGCGACTCGCAAGGCGCTTGATTACTTGCTGGAGCTTGGGCATACGAAGATTGGCTTTATCGGTGGTGTCGATACGGATAAATCGGGCAATCATTACTATGATCTTCGGCAGGAAGTGTTCGAGAAGTACTTGAAGAGCAAGGACCTCTATCATGAGGAATATATAAAGGTCGGTGGCTATAATCCGAAGGATGGCTATCTGCTGCTGAAGCAGCTGCTGGAGCTCAAGGAGAAACCGACAGCCGTATTCGTCGCGAATGATACGATCGCAGTTGGTCTCTACAAAGCTTGCTTCGAGCTAGGCTATCGAATTCCAGAGGATATTAGCATTATCGGATTCAACGATATCTCGGCCGCACAGTTTATGGTCCCGCCTCTGACCACGATTCGTTTGAATACGGAGTTTATGGGCGAGACGGCTGTATCGCTGATGCAGGACCGCTTGAATAGCGCCAGAGAGATTTGTCTGCAGATCACGATCCCGACGAAGCTGATCATACGTGAGAGCGCCATCGACGTGAGATGA
- a CDS encoding DMT family transporter, with protein sequence MRKYAGELGLLLVAVIWGTGFIASAISLDFLSPYQVMAIRFLIASCLMALIFMKHIRALTRPVLAAGAVLGVFLFLAFLLQTLGLQYTTPSKNAFLTAVNVVIVPFIGFLLFRRGLDKYGLIGAALAIAGVGILSVELNGVFNTGDILTLLCAICFAFHIFFTAEFVKKHSPIGLTIVQMFTAFLLSILVILFRGEAVHFDIDGRGWLAAAYLGIFSTTVAFLVQTLAQKYTTETKAAIILSTEALFGTLFSVLILHEQLTIRIIIGSILILAAVITAETKLAFLQNKMSRRYNGND encoded by the coding sequence ATGAGAAAATATGCGGGTGAACTCGGCCTTCTGTTAGTGGCGGTTATCTGGGGAACGGGATTTATTGCGAGTGCGATTTCGCTCGATTTTCTTTCACCCTATCAAGTGATGGCAATCCGCTTCCTGATCGCTTCCTGTCTAATGGCTCTGATCTTCATGAAGCATATACGGGCATTGACGCGGCCAGTGTTAGCGGCGGGCGCAGTGCTGGGCGTATTTCTATTCCTGGCCTTCCTTCTGCAGACCTTGGGGCTGCAATATACGACCCCTTCCAAGAATGCATTTTTGACCGCGGTCAACGTTGTAATTGTTCCGTTTATCGGCTTCCTCCTCTTTCGGAGAGGCTTGGATAAATACGGCTTGATCGGTGCGGCTCTGGCGATTGCTGGCGTTGGCATTCTATCCGTCGAATTGAATGGAGTTTTTAACACTGGGGATATACTGACCCTGCTGTGTGCAATTTGCTTTGCTTTCCATATCTTCTTTACGGCGGAATTCGTCAAGAAGCACTCGCCGATCGGGCTAACGATCGTTCAGATGTTTACAGCATTCTTACTATCTATACTAGTCATCTTGTTTCGTGGGGAAGCGGTTCATTTCGACATCGATGGAAGAGGTTGGCTGGCGGCGGCCTATTTAGGTATATTCAGTACGACGGTCGCTTTTCTGGTACAGACTCTCGCGCAGAAATATACGACCGAGACCAAAGCGGCGATCATATTGTCGACGGAGGCGCTGTTTGGCACTCTGTTCTCGGTGTTAATCTTGCATGAGCAGCTTACGATACGTATCATTATCGGTAGTATATTGATTTTGGCAGCGGTGATTACAGCAGAGACGAAGCTGGCCTTTTTACAAAATAAGATGAGTAGGCGGTATAATGGCAACGATTAA
- a CDS encoding amylo-alpha-1,6-glucosidase, with product MNMNIADIPFSRYGSYFAFSLDRKIGQLMLRDLHGGDEAPSNIFEVRLMQNGVSVDYDLDVTETRLRLVHRDQPQHWAELCISDEDVIRGMMNGVSLQLTALKSRYDSLMPYREGQWEYHLYTKEIKLMFTLLRGEIDVDAPWSTVGNERISITFNPNGGESSFAIESYKTVWMRREYDDYPAAYERVKQHYAQWLQQMTVVPERFEPSRQLASYITWSCVVHPEGQLTDYAMYMSKNWMFNIWSWDNCFNALMLSKRRPELALAQLEIFMAHQDHSGIYADFINDKFISFNCCKPPIHAWAFTQMRQQNAQFNEPALVANVYDSLKRATNYWLEHRRSDAHHLPVYNHGNDSGWDNASIFHEGVPVEAPDLAAHLIRQIDILSDMAVELGLIDEAKKWSKMADELYDLLMERLYVGDTFVARYAPEDRIIEHQGSLILLMPLVIGYRLPPELTDRLVKMLIAKFEAPYGICTESMDSPLYKDNGYWLGPIWAPVSYLYIDALQNNGYNELATALAHKFMELTLVGGMAENFDPISGKGLVDPAFTWTSSVFLLLAEQFGMAVNG from the coding sequence ATGAATATGAATATTGCGGACATTCCGTTCAGCCGTTACGGATCATACTTTGCCTTCTCCCTAGATCGGAAGATCGGTCAGCTGATGCTACGGGATCTGCATGGTGGAGATGAGGCACCAAGCAACATATTTGAGGTTCGGCTTATGCAGAATGGCGTGTCGGTGGACTATGATCTCGATGTGACGGAGACGAGACTTCGTCTCGTCCATCGCGATCAGCCGCAGCATTGGGCGGAGCTGTGCATCAGTGATGAAGATGTCATTCGCGGTATGATGAACGGAGTATCCCTACAGCTAACGGCACTCAAGTCGCGTTACGATAGCCTAATGCCTTACAGGGAGGGACAATGGGAGTACCATCTATATACCAAAGAGATTAAGCTGATGTTCACGCTTCTTCGTGGAGAGATTGATGTGGATGCACCTTGGAGTACGGTGGGTAATGAGCGTATATCTATTACGTTCAACCCGAACGGCGGGGAGAGCAGCTTTGCGATCGAGAGCTATAAGACGGTCTGGATGAGACGCGAGTATGATGACTATCCTGCGGCATACGAGCGGGTGAAACAGCATTATGCACAGTGGCTGCAGCAGATGACGGTCGTACCGGAGCGATTTGAGCCATCGCGCCAATTGGCCTCGTATATAACGTGGTCCTGTGTCGTACATCCCGAAGGTCAGCTAACGGATTACGCAATGTATATGTCCAAGAACTGGATGTTTAATATTTGGAGCTGGGATAACTGCTTTAATGCCTTAATGTTGAGTAAACGGCGGCCTGAGCTGGCTCTGGCTCAATTGGAGATATTTATGGCTCATCAGGATCACAGCGGTATTTATGCGGATTTCATCAATGATAAGTTCATTTCCTTCAATTGCTGCAAGCCGCCGATCCACGCTTGGGCTTTCACTCAGATGAGACAGCAGAACGCCCAGTTCAATGAGCCAGCGCTTGTAGCCAATGTGTATGATAGCTTGAAGAGGGCGACGAATTATTGGCTGGAACATCGCCGCAGCGATGCTCACCATCTGCCAGTGTACAATCACGGCAACGACTCAGGCTGGGATAATGCTTCGATCTTCCATGAGGGGGTTCCGGTGGAGGCGCCTGATCTTGCAGCTCATCTGATTCGCCAGATCGATATATTAAGCGATATGGCGGTTGAGCTAGGCCTCATAGACGAGGCGAAGAAATGGAGCAAGATGGCCGATGAGTTGTACGATCTGCTTATGGAGCGCCTGTATGTGGGAGACACCTTCGTTGCCAGGTATGCACCGGAGGACCGAATTATCGAACATCAAGGCAGCCTGATTCTATTAATGCCGCTTGTGATCGGCTACAGGCTGCCGCCGGAACTAACCGACAGGCTGGTAAAGATGTTAATTGCTAAATTTGAAGCTCCATACGGGATATGTACGGAGAGCATGGATAGTCCACTATATAAAGACAATGGCTATTGGCTAGGGCCGATCTGGGCGCCGGTCAGCTATTTGTACATTGATGCACTTCAAAATAATGGATATAATGAACTTGCGACAGCGTTGGCGCATAAATTTATGGAACTGACACTTGTCGGCGGAATGGCGGAGAATTTCGACCCAATTAGCGGCAAAGGCCTTGTCGATCCTGCCTTTACTTGGACATCGAGTGTATTTCTGCTATTAGCGGAACAGTTCGGTATGGCGGTGAATGGCTAG